One Halalkalicoccus sp. NIPERK01 genomic region harbors:
- a CDS encoding alkaline phosphatase family protein, with product MSTDRGGDVDTLLIGIDACSQGILEPLFEAERVPTIQSIWEAGPSGPLESQIPPWTASAWPSLYTGTNPGKHGVFDFLTYDGYDWGVANASAVDEHSLWELLDYHGKRSVVVNVPMTYPPSGIDGAVIPGFTAPENPPSHPEGILEEVREAIGEYKVYPTPGGEAEAFEEYVDSVRMRSDAFLYLADRFEPDFGFVQFQVTDTVFHQYGYEEDLVAEIYEAVDREIERILEATDPTVALLVSDHGLGKYEGSEFRLNTFLRNHGYIETTRSAAGMPSWQTVREQSLRKGEEKTEREPTLLERGVATAANFGMTTHRVARALERVGLDDLAKRHAPAGIVKASDEQVDFAESTAYMRSRVETGVRINLAGRDPEGVVPPAEYEDLREELIELLSDVRAPDGERVFEDVARVEEYFEGPNVERAVDVMTVPNDWNYFLSAQLREDLFAPPSEPWNHKLDGVVMATGPGIDADADLAGAHLLDVAPTVLSALGVPRSDRMDGEPLALVATSDETTYPDHERGVRETTADGDVEDRLADLGYLE from the coding sequence ATGTCAACGGACCGTGGTGGGGACGTCGATACGTTGTTGATCGGTATCGACGCCTGTAGTCAGGGGATACTCGAACCGTTGTTCGAAGCAGAGAGGGTGCCGACGATCCAGTCGATCTGGGAGGCCGGCCCGAGCGGCCCGCTCGAGTCGCAGATTCCGCCGTGGACCGCGAGCGCGTGGCCCTCGCTGTACACCGGGACGAACCCCGGCAAACACGGCGTCTTCGACTTCCTCACGTACGACGGCTACGACTGGGGCGTGGCGAACGCGAGCGCCGTCGACGAACACTCGCTGTGGGAACTGCTCGACTACCACGGGAAACGAAGCGTCGTCGTCAACGTCCCGATGACCTATCCGCCGAGCGGGATCGACGGCGCGGTCATCCCGGGCTTTACCGCTCCCGAGAACCCGCCTTCGCACCCCGAGGGGATCCTCGAGGAGGTCCGCGAGGCGATCGGCGAGTACAAGGTGTACCCGACGCCGGGCGGCGAGGCCGAGGCCTTCGAGGAGTACGTCGACTCCGTGCGGATGCGAAGCGACGCCTTCCTCTACCTCGCCGACCGGTTCGAACCCGACTTCGGGTTCGTCCAGTTTCAGGTCACCGACACGGTCTTTCACCAGTACGGTTACGAGGAGGACCTGGTCGCGGAGATCTACGAGGCCGTCGACCGCGAGATCGAACGGATCCTCGAGGCGACCGACCCGACCGTCGCGCTGCTGGTGAGCGACCACGGCCTCGGCAAGTACGAGGGGAGCGAGTTCCGCCTCAACACCTTCCTCAGAAACCACGGCTACATCGAGACGACCCGCAGCGCTGCGGGGATGCCTTCCTGGCAGACCGTCCGCGAGCAGTCGCTCAGGAAGGGCGAGGAGAAGACCGAACGCGAGCCGACGCTGCTCGAACGCGGGGTCGCGACCGCCGCGAACTTCGGGATGACCACCCATCGGGTCGCTCGCGCACTCGAGCGCGTCGGGCTCGACGACCTCGCGAAACGCCACGCGCCCGCGGGCATCGTCAAAGCATCGGACGAGCAGGTCGACTTCGCCGAATCGACGGCGTACATGCGCTCGCGCGTCGAGACGGGCGTCCGGATCAACCTCGCGGGGCGCGACCCCGAGGGCGTCGTCCCCCCCGCGGAGTACGAGGACCTTCGTGAGGAACTGATCGAACTGCTCTCGGACGTTCGCGCACCCGACGGCGAGCGCGTCTTCGAGGACGTCGCGCGCGTCGAGGAGTACTTCGAGGGGCCGAACGTCGAGCGCGCGGTCGACGTCATGACCGTGCCCAACGACTGGAACTACTTCCTCTCGGCACAGCTCCGCGAGGACCTCTTCGCCCCGCCCTCGGAACCGTGGAACCACAAGCTCGACGGCGTCGTCATGGCGACCGGCCCCGGGATCGACGCCGATGCGGACCTCGCGGGTGCACACCTGCTGGACGTCGCGCCGACGGTGCTCTCCGCGCTCGGGGTGCCGAGAAGCGACCGGATGGATGGCGAGCCGCTCGCGCTGGTCGCGACGAGCGACGAGACGACCTACCCCGACCACGAACGGGGTGTGCGAGAGACGACCGCCGACGGGGACGTCGAGGACAGACTGGCCGACCTGGGCTATCTGGAGTAG
- a CDS encoding DUF2270 domain-containing protein yields the protein MAENDRFDPETRDAREVAAKAGTEPADFLSLLPHYYRGEVGQMSTRLDRLDLTTDWAIAVIAAVLSLSFASPDSPPYFLLIGMLALSVFLLFDIRRYRSFDATRSRVRMIEENVFATAFNPETAIRREWRTELADDLRNPTLKVSAREAMTRRLRRVYFLLLSVLLVAWLFRITLFVPDERWFETAAMPGVAGSIVVGVVLLYYAAALMVTAWPTPRQAKGEYHGVEAGEWKDEE from the coding sequence ATGGCGGAAAACGATCGATTCGACCCCGAAACCCGCGACGCGCGTGAGGTGGCTGCGAAAGCCGGGACGGAACCGGCGGACTTCCTCTCCTTGCTCCCCCACTACTACCGGGGGGAGGTGGGACAGATGTCGACGCGCCTCGACCGACTCGACCTGACGACGGACTGGGCCATCGCCGTCATCGCCGCCGTCCTCTCGCTGTCGTTCGCCTCGCCGGATAGCCCGCCGTACTTCCTGTTGATCGGGATGCTAGCGCTGTCGGTCTTCCTCCTCTTCGACATCAGGCGGTATCGGTCCTTCGACGCCACACGATCCCGGGTCCGGATGATCGAGGAGAACGTCTTCGCCACGGCGTTCAACCCCGAGACCGCGATCCGCCGGGAGTGGCGAACCGAACTCGCCGACGACCTCCGCAACCCGACCCTCAAGGTCTCGGCCCGGGAGGCGATGACGCGGCGACTGCGACGGGTGTATTTCCTGCTGTTGAGCGTGTTGCTCGTGGCGTGGCTGTTCCGAATCACCCTCTTCGTCCCGGACGAACGGTGGTTCGAAACCGCCGCGATGCCGGGCGTCGCAGGAAGCATCGTCGTCGGCGTCGTCCTCCTGTACTACGCCGCCGCCCTGATGGTGACGGCGTGGCCGACCCCCCGACAGGCCAAAGGGGAGTACCACGGGGTGGAAGCCGGCGAGTGGAAGGACGAGGAGTGA
- the sucC gene encoding ADP-forming succinate--CoA ligase subunit beta: protein MKLHEYQAKSVFADAGIPTPDSQLAESTDEVLSAAGSIGYPVAIKAQVQVGGRGKAGGIKLADDDEEAREAADAILGMDLKGYTVDRVLVEEAVDFTDELYVGVTMDRGEGKPVAMVSEKGGVDIESVAEEDPDAIAREHVDPAFGLQPYQARRAVYDAGIDREVASDVSSVLTTLFSLWDDRDASDTEINPLMVTSGGEVVAADAVMNIDEDALFRQPELAEMEEESYEDDLERKAGEYGFDYVRLSGNVGIIGNGAGLVMTTLDLVDYYGGEPANFLDVGGGAKAERIANALDMVFSDENVDSVVFNIFGGITRGDEVAKGINDALGQFEEIPKPVVVRLAGTNAEEGMEILNADLVQVEQTLEEAVQRAVENAQEGDA from the coding sequence ATGAAGCTTCACGAGTATCAGGCGAAGTCGGTGTTCGCCGACGCGGGCATTCCCACGCCCGACTCGCAACTCGCCGAGAGCACCGACGAAGTGCTTTCGGCCGCCGGGTCGATCGGCTATCCGGTCGCGATCAAGGCACAGGTACAGGTGGGAGGTCGCGGCAAGGCCGGCGGGATCAAACTCGCCGACGACGACGAGGAGGCCCGCGAGGCCGCCGACGCCATCCTCGGGATGGACCTCAAGGGCTACACCGTCGACCGCGTGCTCGTCGAGGAGGCCGTCGACTTCACCGACGAACTCTACGTCGGCGTGACGATGGACCGCGGCGAGGGTAAACCCGTCGCGATGGTGTCGGAAAAGGGCGGGGTGGACATCGAATCGGTCGCCGAGGAGGACCCCGACGCGATCGCCCGCGAGCACGTCGATCCCGCCTTCGGCCTCCAGCCGTACCAGGCCCGCCGCGCGGTCTACGACGCCGGGATCGACCGCGAGGTCGCAAGCGACGTCTCGAGCGTGCTCACGACGCTCTTCTCGCTGTGGGACGATCGGGACGCCTCCGACACGGAGATCAACCCGCTGATGGTAACCAGTGGTGGGGAGGTCGTCGCCGCCGACGCCGTGATGAACATCGACGAGGACGCGCTGTTTCGCCAGCCCGAACTCGCCGAGATGGAGGAGGAGTCCTACGAGGACGACCTCGAACGCAAGGCCGGCGAGTACGGCTTCGACTACGTCCGCCTCTCGGGCAACGTCGGCATCATCGGCAACGGCGCGGGCCTCGTGATGACGACCCTCGACCTCGTGGACTACTACGGTGGCGAGCCCGCGAACTTCCTCGACGTCGGCGGCGGCGCGAAGGCGGAGCGGATCGCCAACGCGCTGGACATGGTCTTCTCCGACGAGAACGTCGACAGCGTGGTGTTCAACATCTTCGGCGGCATCACCCGCGGGGACGAGGTCGCGAAGGGGATCAACGACGCCCTCGGACAGTTCGAGGAGATCCCCAAGCCCGTGGTCGTCCGACTGGCGGGGACCAACGCCGAGGAGGGCATGGAGATCCTGAACGCCGACCTCGTACAGGTCGAACAGACGCTCGAAGAAGCGGTACAGCGTGCCGTCGAAAACGCACAGGAGGGAGACGCATGA
- the sucD gene encoding succinate--CoA ligase subunit alpha — MSILVDEDTRVVVQGITGGEGKFHTEQMMEYGTNVVAGAVPGRGGQEVAGVPVYDTVSQAVREEDADASVIFVPPAFAADAIFESLDSELDLAVAITEGIPTQDMSKVHKRLSEVDTHLVGPNCPGLITPGEAKLGILPGNIFSSGNVGLVSRSGTLTYQVVDNLTNRGLGQSTAVGIGGDPIIGTSFVDALSLFEEDPATDAVVMCGEIGGEDEEQAARFIAENMDTPVAGFIAGRTAPPGKRMGHAGAIVSGSGTGTAESKIDALNDAGVPVGDTPEEVADTVEELL, encoded by the coding sequence ATGAGTATCTTAGTCGACGAGGACACCCGCGTGGTCGTACAGGGCATCACCGGCGGGGAGGGGAAGTTCCACACCGAACAGATGATGGAGTACGGCACGAACGTCGTCGCGGGCGCGGTGCCCGGACGCGGCGGCCAAGAAGTGGCCGGCGTGCCGGTCTACGACACGGTCAGTCAGGCCGTGCGCGAGGAGGACGCTGACGCATCCGTTATCTTCGTGCCGCCCGCGTTCGCCGCGGACGCCATCTTCGAGTCGCTCGACTCCGAATTGGATCTCGCGGTGGCGATCACCGAGGGGATCCCGACACAGGACATGAGCAAGGTCCACAAACGCCTCTCGGAGGTCGACACCCACCTCGTCGGCCCGAATTGCCCCGGTCTCATCACCCCCGGCGAGGCCAAGTTGGGCATTCTGCCCGGCAACATCTTCTCGTCGGGCAACGTCGGGCTGGTCTCCCGATCCGGGACCCTCACGTATCAGGTCGTCGACAACCTCACGAACCGTGGGCTGGGCCAATCCACCGCGGTCGGGATCGGCGGCGACCCGATCATCGGCACCTCGTTCGTCGACGCCCTCTCGCTGTTCGAGGAGGACCCCGCGACCGACGCCGTGGTGATGTGCGGCGAGATCGGCGGCGAGGACGAGGAACAGGCCGCACGGTTCATCGCCGAGAACATGGACACGCCCGTCGCGGGCTTCATCGCCGGCCGGACCGCCCCGCCCGGAAAGCGCATGGGCCACGCCGGCGCGATCGTCTCGGGCAGCGGGACCGGCACCGCCGAGTCGAAGATCGACGCCCTGAACGACGCCGGCGTGCCCGTCGGCGACACCCCCGAGGAGGTCGCCGACACCGTCGAGGAACTGCTGTAG
- a CDS encoding glutamate-cysteine ligase family protein — protein MKTSIEVEYWVIDRTGALCTPGDLTEVSPQVEEEFVDCLLEIKTTPCESVDDLATQFVERLDETLREAAARDRGLVPLGTPLHGGTIEQLPEERARIQRRVLGDDFDYAKHCAGTHIHFEKRRVVDQLNALIALDPALALANSSPYYKGRRVAAGARPYIYRKKGYAKYPDHGQLWEYAESVAQWNDRLERRYDEFERAAMEAGVDEEAFEANFTPDDAIWAPVRLRKCFPTVEWRSPDATLPSQIIQLARDMYPVMDAASRVDVRIEGERGRVTDEEITLPEFDAVREYTDAAIHDGLDSERVREYLERMGFDVDAYDPLTRRFDGRPQIDEADARKRRLTYANALERDVARLTGSKRAARKQNA, from the coding sequence ATGAAAACGAGCATCGAGGTGGAGTACTGGGTGATCGACCGGACGGGCGCGCTGTGTACGCCCGGCGACTTGACGGAGGTCTCGCCGCAGGTCGAAGAGGAGTTCGTCGACTGTCTCCTCGAGATCAAGACCACCCCGTGTGAGTCGGTCGACGACCTCGCCACGCAGTTCGTCGAGCGACTGGACGAGACGCTGCGCGAGGCGGCGGCACGGGACCGGGGACTGGTCCCGTTGGGGACGCCGCTTCACGGCGGCACGATCGAGCAGCTCCCCGAGGAGCGGGCCCGCATCCAGCGGCGCGTCCTCGGCGACGACTTCGACTACGCCAAACACTGTGCGGGCACCCACATCCACTTCGAGAAGCGCCGCGTCGTCGACCAGCTCAACGCGCTCATCGCGCTCGACCCCGCGCTGGCGCTCGCGAACTCCTCGCCGTACTACAAGGGCCGTCGGGTCGCCGCGGGCGCACGCCCCTACATCTACCGGAAGAAGGGATACGCGAAGTACCCCGACCACGGCCAGCTCTGGGAGTACGCCGAGAGCGTCGCCCAGTGGAACGACCGACTCGAACGGCGCTACGACGAGTTCGAGCGCGCGGCGATGGAAGCCGGCGTCGACGAGGAGGCCTTCGAGGCGAACTTCACGCCCGACGACGCGATCTGGGCGCCGGTGCGGCTGCGCAAGTGTTTCCCGACCGTCGAGTGGCGCTCGCCCGACGCCACGCTCCCGAGCCAGATCATCCAGCTCGCACGGGACATGTACCCGGTGATGGACGCGGCGAGTCGCGTCGACGTCCGCATCGAGGGCGAACGCGGGCGCGTCACCGACGAGGAGATCACGCTCCCGGAGTTCGACGCCGTCCGCGAGTACACCGACGCGGCGATCCACGACGGGCTCGACTCCGAGCGCGTCCGCGAGTACCTCGAGCGCATGGGGTTCGACGTCGACGCGTACGACCCGCTCACCCGTCGGTTCGACGGCCGGCCGCAGATCGACGAGGCCGACGCCCGCAAGCGCCGGCTGACCTACGCGAACGCGCTCGAACGCGACGTCGCCCGGCTGACGGGATCGAAACGAGCCGCACGAAAACAGAACGCCTGA
- the thrC gene encoding threonine synthase: MPPVRCYDCGRSFPLAERKRCECGEPLWFGIGAFRWPAGRDPGMWRYADLLPAETPTGIAAAAGGTPLVRTPSLDVDGVRLFCKDEGRNPTGSFKDRGSAVALAYALEHGIGRVGTVSHGNMAMSTAATAAGTGIDCTVCVPADIPEERLSHIARYGPDIVRVEGDYGRLYEVSLDVEGIEFVNSDTPLRVAGQRTVAFEICEAFSPEVPDAIVLPVSSGGHLSAIWKALLELRAADLLDVPPRLYACQASACDPIVRAFEAGEREVSAITGGETIAYSIANADPPSGNRALAALRDTDGGAVSVSDEETRTAQHRLAREGGFRVEASSAVAHAGFERLVERGEIRPGERVVTILTGSGFKERDEVAVNARTVVLSDLRDSI, translated from the coding sequence ATGCCGCCCGTCCGCTGTTACGACTGTGGCCGCTCGTTTCCCCTCGCCGAGCGAAAACGCTGTGAGTGCGGCGAACCCCTCTGGTTCGGGATCGGGGCGTTTCGGTGGCCCGCCGGCCGGGATCCGGGGATGTGGCGCTACGCCGACCTGCTCCCCGCCGAGACCCCCACGGGTATCGCGGCGGCCGCCGGCGGGACGCCGCTGGTGCGGACGCCCAGCCTGGACGTCGACGGGGTGCGACTGTTCTGCAAGGACGAGGGGCGAAACCCGACGGGGAGCTTCAAGGACCGCGGCAGCGCGGTCGCGCTCGCCTATGCGCTCGAACACGGGATCGGGCGGGTCGGCACGGTTTCGCACGGCAACATGGCGATGAGTACCGCCGCGACCGCCGCGGGCACCGGCATCGACTGTACGGTCTGCGTGCCCGCCGACATCCCCGAGGAACGCCTCTCGCACATCGCGCGCTACGGACCCGACATCGTTCGCGTCGAGGGCGACTACGGCCGCCTCTACGAGGTCTCGCTGGACGTCGAGGGCATCGAGTTCGTCAACTCCGATACCCCCCTCCGGGTGGCGGGTCAGAGGACCGTCGCGTTCGAGATCTGCGAGGCGTTCTCGCCCGAGGTGCCCGACGCGATCGTCCTTCCCGTTTCGAGCGGCGGGCACCTGAGCGCGATCTGGAAGGCGCTGCTCGAACTGCGCGCCGCCGACCTCCTCGACGTGCCTCCCCGACTGTACGCCTGTCAAGCGAGCGCCTGTGACCCCATCGTCCGGGCGTTCGAGGCCGGCGAGCGGGAGGTGAGCGCGATCACGGGCGGGGAGACGATCGCGTACTCGATCGCAAACGCCGACCCTCCCAGCGGAAACCGGGCGCTCGCGGCGCTGCGGGACACCGACGGCGGGGCGGTGTCCGTATCCGACGAGGAGACCCGTACCGCCCAGCACCGACTCGCCCGCGAGGGCGGCTTTCGCGTCGAGGCCTCATCGGCGGTCGCCCACGCCGGATTCGAACGGCTGGTCGAGCGCGGCGAGATACGTCCGGGCGAGCGGGTTGTAACGATCCTCACCGGGAGCGGGTTCAAAGAGCGCGACGAGGTCGCGGTAAACGCGCGAACGGTCGTGCTATCGGACCTGCGCGATTCGATCTGA
- a CDS encoding GNAT family N-acetyltransferase — MEIRDATREDVDAIREVARQSLQTSYAHFLESETIDDAVEQWYGDGRLEELISDEADDVYIPVLEVDGEIVAFAQCYLVEFPERVGEIHWLHVDPDHRGEGYGSRLYDHARETFEADGIDRFKGFVFAENEPGNEFYERRGYESAYTHTQEIAGEEYTENVWVDIPEGEQYRRAVEPHENEEGETLYVAYREASVGSRGAFHVSYLDEDLERRYGWFCSVCESFDNAMDPSGRVVCNECGNVRKATRWDAAYL; from the coding sequence ATGGAGATCAGAGACGCGACACGGGAGGACGTGGACGCCATCCGCGAGGTGGCGCGCCAGTCGCTGCAGACGTCGTACGCTCACTTTCTGGAATCGGAGACCATCGACGACGCCGTTGAGCAGTGGTACGGCGACGGCCGGCTCGAGGAGCTCATCTCGGACGAGGCCGACGACGTCTACATCCCCGTCCTCGAGGTCGACGGGGAGATCGTCGCGTTCGCCCAGTGTTACCTCGTCGAGTTCCCCGAACGCGTCGGCGAGATCCACTGGCTGCACGTCGATCCCGACCACCGCGGTGAGGGCTACGGTTCACGGCTGTACGATCACGCCCGCGAGACCTTCGAGGCCGACGGGATCGATCGGTTCAAGGGGTTCGTCTTCGCGGAGAACGAGCCCGGCAACGAGTTCTACGAGCGCCGTGGCTACGAGTCGGCCTACACCCACACCCAGGAGATCGCCGGCGAGGAGTACACCGAGAACGTCTGGGTCGACATCCCCGAGGGTGAACAGTACCGGCGCGCGGTCGAACCCCACGAGAACGAGGAGGGCGAGACGCTCTACGTCGCCTACCGGGAGGCATCGGTCGGGTCGCGTGGTGCGTTCCACGTCTCGTACCTCGACGAGGATCTGGAGAGACGCTACGGCTGGTTCTGCTCGGTCTGTGAGAGCTTCGACAACGCGATGGACCCCTCGGGGCGGGTCGTCTGCAACGAGTGTGGCAACGTCCGCAAGGCCACCCGTTGGGACGCCGCCTACCTCTAA
- a CDS encoding adenine deaminase C-terminal domain-containing protein — MNDLQPVALGDRPADLVVEGGRVLLPELGEFRSRAVAVVNNRVAALPEDADRVIGPETEVIHADSGAVVPGFVDAHTHLDMLQCYELAYHRSLEGGTTTVISECTALCAFGPRGVEEFLAATAYLPVTVAVALPPTPLFDTFEPADATGEEARELVDLLADDRIVGVGETDWIHAVGRDTPAEALYERAGDLGKPVTGHAAGCRGGKLAAFASIVDNDHEAIDRGGVIERAENGIHVVGRCGSVRDDVEALAEAIDRVGPAECSLSTDGVWPRDLPQGHMDRVVRRAIEAGIDPTDALRMATLSPARHFGLDDRGSLAPGNVADVVVLSDLEGVRVETVVSGGEVVVRNGTATVGPRNREYPEEFYDSVSIPTDPGAFSVPADGEAVRAITLEGGLLTGETRVSPPVEGGEFRPDPEGDVLKAALHDRRADRRRGFTGFLTGLGLQSGAVAASSTWELPGVVVVGADETEMARAAARVEEMGGGWAVADGEVVAELPLRVGATCSDLDVGETATLFGTVESALRARGVGIDRPLLAIQTLSFPGVPALKLSFSGYADVKERELVGLQ, encoded by the coding sequence ATGAACGACCTCCAACCGGTCGCGCTCGGCGACCGACCCGCGGACCTCGTCGTCGAGGGCGGGCGGGTGTTGCTCCCCGAACTCGGCGAGTTCCGCTCGCGCGCCGTCGCGGTCGTGAACAACCGCGTCGCGGCGCTCCCCGAGGACGCCGACAGGGTGATCGGCCCCGAGACGGAGGTGATCCACGCCGACAGCGGGGCCGTCGTCCCCGGGTTCGTCGACGCCCACACCCATCTCGACATGCTCCAGTGTTACGAACTGGCCTACCACCGCTCGCTCGAGGGCGGGACGACGACGGTGATCTCCGAGTGTACGGCCTTGTGCGCGTTCGGCCCACGGGGCGTCGAGGAGTTCCTCGCGGCGACCGCCTACCTGCCGGTGACGGTCGCGGTCGCGCTCCCGCCGACCCCGCTGTTCGACACGTTCGAACCCGCGGACGCGACCGGCGAGGAGGCGCGAGAACTGGTCGACCTGCTCGCGGACGACCGGATCGTCGGCGTCGGCGAGACCGACTGGATCCACGCGGTCGGCCGCGACACGCCCGCCGAGGCGCTCTACGAGCGCGCGGGCGACCTCGGCAAGCCGGTGACGGGCCACGCCGCCGGCTGTCGGGGCGGGAAGCTCGCCGCCTTCGCCTCGATCGTCGACAACGACCACGAGGCGATAGATCGGGGAGGAGTCATCGAGCGCGCCGAGAACGGTATCCACGTCGTCGGGCGCTGCGGGTCGGTCCGCGACGACGTCGAGGCGCTCGCCGAGGCCATCGATCGGGTCGGTCCCGCCGAGTGCTCGCTGTCGACCGACGGCGTCTGGCCGCGCGACCTCCCCCAGGGCCACATGGACCGGGTCGTCCGGCGCGCGATCGAGGCCGGGATCGACCCCACGGACGCGCTCCGGATGGCGACGCTCTCGCCGGCGCGCCACTTCGGGCTCGACGACCGGGGTTCGCTCGCGCCGGGCAACGTCGCCGACGTGGTCGTGCTCTCCGATCTCGAGGGGGTTCGAGTGGAGACCGTCGTCAGCGGCGGTGAGGTGGTCGTCAGGAACGGCACCGCCACGGTCGGCCCGCGGAACCGCGAGTACCCCGAGGAGTTCTACGACAGCGTCTCGATCCCGACCGACCCCGGGGCGTTTTCGGTCCCCGCCGACGGGGAGGCGGTCCGCGCGATCACGCTCGAGGGGGGACTACTGACCGGCGAGACGCGCGTCTCGCCGCCGGTCGAGGGCGGCGAGTTCCGTCCCGATCCCGAGGGGGACGTGCTCAAGGCCGCGTTGCACGACCGGCGTGCCGACCGACGGCGGGGATTCACCGGCTTTCTCACGGGGCTTGGGCTCCAGTCGGGTGCGGTGGCCGCCTCGTCGACGTGGGAACTCCCCGGCGTGGTCGTCGTCGGGGCCGACGAGACCGAGATGGCGCGGGCGGCCGCCCGCGTCGAGGAGATGGGCGGCGGGTGGGCCGTCGCCGACGGGGAGGTCGTCGCCGAACTCCCCCTCCGGGTCGGCGCGACCTGTTCGGACCTCGACGTCGGGGAGACCGCGACCCTGTTCGGAACGGTCGAGAGCGCGCTCCGGGCGCGCGGGGTCGGGATCGACCGACCGCTGCTCGCGATCCAGACGCTCTCGTTCCCGGGCGTCCCCGCGCTGAAACTGTCGTTTTCAGGCTACGCCGACGTCAAGGAGCGCGAACTCGTCGGGCTTCAGTAG
- a CDS encoding cob(I)yrinic acid a,c-diamide adenosyltransferase — protein MTIYTGRGDEGLTDLRTMERVSKTSARIEAYGTVDEANALIGTVRPTGYDDVDAQLGGIQNHLHVVQADFANPDPDEDDPRVREEHVDRLEEWIDSYDEELDPLRKFVLPGGSGTGAKLHHARAVVRRAERRAVALAEEESINEVAVVYLNRLSDALFVIARAVNKRDGVREENPSY, from the coding sequence ATGACGATCTACACCGGTCGCGGCGACGAGGGGCTGACCGACCTCCGGACCATGGAGCGCGTCTCGAAGACCAGCGCCCGGATCGAGGCCTACGGCACCGTCGACGAGGCAAACGCCCTGATCGGGACCGTTCGACCCACCGGCTACGACGACGTCGACGCCCAGCTAGGGGGGATCCAGAACCACCTCCACGTCGTGCAGGCGGACTTCGCGAACCCCGATCCCGACGAGGACGACCCTCGGGTCCGCGAGGAGCATGTCGACCGGTTGGAGGAGTGGATCGACTCCTACGACGAGGAACTCGACCCCCTCCGGAAGTTCGTCCTGCCCGGCGGGAGCGGGACGGGCGCGAAGCTGCATCACGCCCGTGCGGTCGTCCGGCGGGCCGAACGCCGCGCCGTCGCGCTCGCCGAGGAGGAATCGATAAACGAGGTCGCCGTCGTCTACCTCAACCGGCTCTCGGACGCGCTGTTCGTGATCGCGCGGGCGGTGAACAAACGCGATGGCGTCCGCGAGGAAAATCCGAGCTACTGA
- a CDS encoding MFS transporter: protein MKRARAVVLAVIVSTFFVGFGGGVVFPILPNLGAVLGISPFLVGVILSANRFTRTVANTPAGALVDRIGTRTPFIAGLFIEAGATLGYIVAMLSALPEAWFLLARVVWGVGSALVFATAYTIAADVSTGASRGTNMGVVRGGMTLGFPAGLVLGGVVSELFSIPTAFALAAAFALVAGVLAYATIPETHVSGAKTAIKPWEIETTVPALTVGLVNFGLYFAYLGALFSTLVLFLAANDFSVFEYGPQASSGVLMAVTVLSASALMLGGGVVSDRLGMRVPVLLTFLAVSFVGFLLLTTADSVVDLVLACTFIGAGQGGTSGPLIALLADLTPDDRMGRAMGTNNVLGDVGGGLGPMLSLPLVESVGFSPVYAACAIVPLLAGGVLVYGVHRQTGSVSPRTSLGG from the coding sequence GTGAAACGCGCGCGTGCGGTCGTCCTCGCGGTCATCGTCAGCACCTTCTTCGTCGGCTTCGGTGGCGGCGTCGTCTTCCCGATCCTCCCGAACCTCGGGGCGGTACTGGGGATCTCGCCGTTTCTCGTGGGCGTCATCCTGAGCGCGAACCGCTTTACCCGCACGGTAGCGAACACCCCCGCGGGCGCGCTCGTCGACCGGATCGGCACCCGGACGCCCTTCATCGCGGGGCTGTTCATCGAGGCCGGCGCGACCCTCGGGTACATCGTCGCGATGCTGTCGGCGCTGCCCGAGGCGTGGTTCCTGCTCGCGCGCGTGGTCTGGGGGGTCGGCAGCGCGCTGGTGTTCGCGACGGCCTACACCATCGCCGCCGACGTGAGCACCGGCGCCTCGCGGGGAACCAACATGGGCGTCGTCCGCGGCGGGATGACGCTCGGCTTCCCCGCCGGCCTCGTCCTCGGCGGGGTCGTGAGCGAACTGTTCTCGATCCCGACGGCGTTCGCGCTCGCGGCGGCGTTCGCGCTCGTCGCGGGCGTGCTCGCGTACGCGACCATCCCCGAAACCCACGTCAGCGGGGCGAAGACGGCGATCAAGCCGTGGGAGATCGAGACGACCGTCCCCGCGCTCACGGTCGGACTCGTCAACTTCGGGCTCTACTTCGCGTACCTCGGCGCGCTCTTCTCGACGCTCGTGCTCTTTCTGGCCGCGAACGACTTTTCCGTCTTCGAGTACGGCCCACAGGCCTCCTCGGGCGTGCTGATGGCGGTCACGGTCCTCTCGGCGTCGGCGTTGATGCTCGGCGGCGGGGTCGTGAGCGACCGACTCGGAATGCGCGTTCCCGTCCTCCTGACGTTCCTCGCGGTCTCGTTCGTCGGATTTCTCCTGCTGACGACCGCCGATTCGGTCGTCGACCTGGTTCTGGCCTGCACCTTCATCGGCGCGGGACAGGGCGGCACCAGCGGCCCGCTGATCGCCCTCTTGGCCGATCTCACGCCGGACGACCGGATGGGGCGGGCGATGGGAACGAACAACGTCCTCGGGGACGTCGGCGGCGGCCTCGGACCGATGCTCTCGCTGCCGCTGGTCGAATCGGTCGGCTTCTCGCCGGTGTACGCCGCGTGTGCGATCGTCCCGCTGCTCGCTGGCGGCGTGCTCGTCTACGGCGTCCATCGCCAGACCGGCAGCGTCAGCCCCCGAACCTCGCTCGGTGGCTGA